CTCGTCGTGCGAGTCGCTGCAGCTTTTTCGAGTAGGCCGATACACCCTGGTAGGTGGCGTCAAAGGCCTTGCCGACCCGCTCACACACGGAGAGAGGTAGGCCAGTTGCTTCCGCGAGGGCCTTGGAGCCTCCGCCGTACACGCGCTGGAAGTTCGCCAGCTTGCCGACCTTCCTGTCTACGCCTGCGGCGTCTGCGGTCATCTGATGGAGATCGGCGCCCGAGGCAAACGCCTCGCGCATCACCGGATCTTCAGACAGGGCTGCCAGGACTCTCAGCTCCATGGCGATGTAGTCGATGGAGCCGATGACGTGCCCTTGCTCGGCGAGGAAGGCACTTCGGATCATGTGCTCTCCGGAGGGGAGAGTTTGAAGCGCCGGCCTCGTGATACTCATCCGGCCTGTACGAGCCTGGAGTGAGTTGATGCTGCAGTGAATGCGGTCTCGCGAGTCCTTCAGCTCGAGGAAGGCGTCAACGTATGTCACTCGCCACTTCGATGCCCGCCGCGCCTTCTGGATCGCCTCGGCGAGCTGGTTGCCCTCTGCTGCTAGGGCCTCGAGTTCCCGCTTGTCCGCCTGCGCCTGGCCAGTCGCGGTGAACTTCCTGGGCACCCAACCGTCCCTCATGAGGGCCTCTGCTACCTGCTTGGGCGAGTTGACGTTCTCCAGTCCGAGAGCTGCTGCTCTGTCCTCGTACAGCTCTTGCTCGTCGAGCAGCTCGTCACTGAGTTGTTCCAGGTACTCCGTGTCTACGAGGAAGCCTCGGCGCTCCATGTGCGCGCATACGCGGGCGAGCTGGTGTTCGTACGCCACCAATTTTCGTGAGCTGGTGGGTACCCGCCGTTCGAGCTTCTGAGCCAGGATCGAGGCGAGGATGGGATCCATGCCTGCGTACAGTTGGTAGCCCTCGTGTTCGAGGGGTACGGAGCCCCAGAACCTCGCCTTAGTGGTCTTCAGCTCCTTCGCCATGCGGGCGACTGAGCCTTTGACATCCTGGGCTGTGGCGTGGTCGACGAACGCGGCCGTCAGCTCTTCCAGGCCGTGACCGATACCGCCTTCATGTGCTGCTCGCGGGTCAATGAGGTGGCTGAGTATGCGGCTATCGGTGGTCTTCCTGTAGGTGAGCTCCAGGGGTACGCCGAGGTGCTCATCTGCCGTCAGGAGATCAAAGGTCGCGTTGTGGCAGTGGAGCCGCTCAGCGATCTCAAGCGTTCGGCGCGCGTACCAGGCGTAGCGCGCTCCCTTCTCGATGGGCAGGACCCACGACTCGCGTGAGTTACCGAACTGGGCAAGTCGCACTCGGAAGCCTGGAGAGTAGATGTTCAGTCCGGTGGTTTCGGTGTCGAACCCGAGCACTGGGTTTCTTACCGCCCACTCAGCGAACAGCCGGAGGTCTTCCTCGTCCTCGGTGACATTGATCCGGACGGGCGAACCGCGGATGCGGTAGTGAAGTTGCCTTATGGTGCCTCCCGCAGGCATGAAGAAGGAGGCCGACTCAGCGCCGGCCTCCCTCGATCGGTCAACGAGTGACTACTTGACCCACACCGGGGAGCACTGCTCGTTCTTGTCCTCGGCGGGACAGAAGTAGGCCTTCCATGCGCCCTTGGCCGATGTGCCGGTCCGATACGTCATCTCGCCGTGCTGGCACGTCTTGCTGGCCACGCCGGGCGGGTTCGAGCGGGAGGCAGTGCGGCCGCCTGACGAGCCGCCCGTGCTGAACGCGGCGGCGGCCTTGGTGACCTTGTGCTGCAGCCCCTTGGAGTACACCTCGTCAAGGGTGTCCTCGGCTTCGTCAACGCTGCCCGCGTGGATCACGATCCACGGGGCCTCAAAACCAGGGCCGCCCTTCAGAGTGATGACGACCTTGCCATCGTCGGTCAGCGTCAAGGACTTCCTTTCTTTCGTCGACTCATCCCATGGCATCTCATCGCCCTCAGGATCATCAAAGTTGAACGGGTCATCGAGGAATGGGTCGTGCATACTCGCCCCTACAGGGAGTCGGTGACGTACTCGGCGCGCGGGGGCAGCTTCACCGACCGCGCATACAGCGCGTTGTCGAGGTCGCTGAAGAAGTCCTCTGCGGGGCCGGTGTAGTTCTCCCGGGTATTGGTGGGGAACCAAGTCAGAACGCCGCGCAGTTGCTGCGCTTCAGCCTCGGTGAGTTCGATGGTGATCGTGCGCGTCGTGGATTCAGTGGTCTTCATAAGGTCTCCTTGAGGTGGTGGATTAGCGGATGTAGTCGGCGCGCTTGCCGTAGCCGATCTTGAGGTTGTAGAAGGCATCGGAGTACTTGCTGGAAAGCTTGTAGTACTTATCCGACGGCGACTCGCTCGACTTCACCGGGTAGAAGACGATGAGCGAGTGCAGCTCCTGGACCTCGTCCTCGGTCAGCTCGAGCGTGATAGTGCGGGCGTTCTTCTCGGAAACGTTCATGACTTCCAATCCCTGAAGTAGAGGTACTCGATCAAAGAGACAACGCAGAACACAATGAAGAGTCCGATGACGAACTCAGGCACGCTTTGCTGACACCGTGAGCGCGTGGTTGAAGAGCTGGTCGGTGTACCACTGCGCCTGATACTCATCGAAGCCAGCGTCCACGAAGGTCTTCTTGATCTGCATCATCTCCTGCGCGAAGGCGCTCATGGGGTGCTCCACCTCCACGCCAAGAGCACGGGCGACGAGATTGGTGAGGTCCTTCTCAAACTGCTCGTTGTTCATTCCTGCTCCTCATAGCCTTAGTAATTCGTTGATGTGTGCTGCTGGGCTTGAGCGTTGCTCATGGCCTTTCGGGCGCCGGGGCCTTCGTAGTCCCAAGGGGTGCCGGCGCGAGTGCTGCGTGTGCCCTCATTGAGGTAGAGAGTCACCAGGCGAAGAGCATGGCTGATGTACTTCTGCTCCTGACTAGTGAGGTCCTCACGGTCCCGGTACTTCTTCTCAATGACCCGCAAATGAGACGGGCGGAGCTTGGCGACAGCCGCTTCTACATCGAACATGTCGGCGTAGATTTGCGTGTGCGCGGCCCAGAGCTCGAGCTCTTCGCCGAAGGCCTCTAGCGAATCTTCCTGCCCGTCCCACTCTGGCTGCTTCCAGCCGTTGGGCCAGTTTCCTGGGTCGTAGTACCGGCTCAGGAGTGTTTTGACTTCGTCGGCCGAGTACACGTACTCGTCGTAGAAGTGCAAGATGCGGCTGGCTTCATTCTGGCAGTGCCGGTATCCTGCCCGCTTCATCGCTTCGTAGAGCAGCCCGCCACTGATGCTGCGATACCGCTGAGGCTGCTCGCACATGTCGAGCATGATTGCCTGCGCGATGTCCTCTGTCTCGAATCGCTGATAGCTATTCGCTACGATCCGAGCCGCACTGACTGCGTCGTCCCAATACTGGGATGGATCGTAGTCTCGCACCTACTTTCCTCCGTACTTGAACCCGTCCACAGAGAACGTCTTGTCCTTGTGAATAGGGATCCCCTGTGGATGCACGTAGCTTCCGTCAATATCCAGAACACCGAACCCTTGCTGCCAGTTCGCGCCGCCGTTCTTCAGGTAGTGGGCCTTCTTTAGGTCGCAAAGATGGCCTACTTCGAAACCGGTGAGGGTTGAGATTTTGCCTTGGTAGCCGAACGACTCGCGGGAGATCGCAAGTCTGTGCGTGTGCCCCATGGCGACGCTCTTGCCGATCTTGTTGGCAGCGTTCTGAGCTGTCCTGCCCGCGATGTGGCTGATGGAGAAACCGAGGTGCCCATGCGTGATCGTCCAGTCCTGGGTGATGTCGTAGAACCCTTTAATGAGGGTGACGTCGTAGGCCTGGAAGTCGAGGAGCTGGTCTAGGTCGAAGTCTCGCGACTCTGCGAGTGCCGGCGCGTACTTCGCGAGGTAGGCCCGCGGCCGTAGGTCGTGGTTGCCTTCGATCACCTTGATGGGGCCGGAGTATGCTTCTCGCAGTTCGGCGAGATACTTCTTTCCTAGCTCGCTGTCCTGGTAGATACTCCCCTCGAATTCAGCCCGTGTTGCCTTACTCCAGGTTGATGGTTGGGGGAAGTCCATGAGATCGCCGACATGGACAACTTCGGCGGGCTTGGTTTGCTTGATGAAACCAATGACGTTCTGCAGAGCACGCTTGTCCTCGTAGGGGATTTGCGTGTCCGAGATGATGACGACGCGCCTCAGGTGTCCCCCTCGGCGATCTTCCCCGCGATGCTGAGCACGACGGGTGTGAGCTTCAGGGCCTCTTCATATGTAAGGCCGCGAGTGACGAGGGCGTTGTAGGCCATCACACTCATGTCCGCTGCCTCTTCGATGATTTCTTCCATCAGGACACCAATTCCTTGCTTTCCCAGTCCTTTCCTCTGACGTAGCCGACATGGAGCCACAAGTCATAAGAGCCCCAGGTGTCCGCGTCCTCATGTGCCATGAAGCGCCCGAGGCTGATGTAGTTGGTGGGGCCGGGGTCGTCGGCCAGCCTGTTCACGAGGTAGTTGAGGAGTCGCTTGATTTCCTCGGCAGTGGGTGTGCCATAGCCCGCGTGTGGGCTGGCGTATACCCATCCCTTCT
The nucleotide sequence above comes from Nonomuraea gerenzanensis. Encoded proteins:
- a CDS encoding metallophosphoesterase — encoded protein: MRRVVIISDTQIPYEDKRALQNVIGFIKQTKPAEVVHVGDLMDFPQPSTWSKATRAEFEGSIYQDSELGKKYLAELREAYSGPIKVIEGNHDLRPRAYLAKYAPALAESRDFDLDQLLDFQAYDVTLIKGFYDITQDWTITHGHLGFSISHIAGRTAQNAANKIGKSVAMGHTHRLAISRESFGYQGKISTLTGFEVGHLCDLKKAHYLKNGGANWQQGFGVLDIDGSYVHPQGIPIHKDKTFSVDGFKYGGK
- a CDS encoding DNA polymerase, which codes for MPAGGTIRQLHYRIRGSPVRINVTEDEEDLRLFAEWAVRNPVLGFDTETTGLNIYSPGFRVRLAQFGNSRESWVLPIEKGARYAWYARRTLEIAERLHCHNATFDLLTADEHLGVPLELTYRKTTDSRILSHLIDPRAAHEGGIGHGLEELTAAFVDHATAQDVKGSVARMAKELKTTKARFWGSVPLEHEGYQLYAGMDPILASILAQKLERRVPTSSRKLVAYEHQLARVCAHMERRGFLVDTEYLEQLSDELLDEQELYEDRAAALGLENVNSPKQVAEALMRDGWVPRKFTATGQAQADKRELEALAAEGNQLAEAIQKARRASKWRVTYVDAFLELKDSRDRIHCSINSLQARTGRMSITRPALQTLPSGEHMIRSAFLAEQGHVIGSIDYIAMELRVLAALSEDPVMREAFASGADLHQMTADAAGVDRKVGKLANFQRVYGGGSKALAEATGLPLSVCERVGKAFDATYQGVSAYSKKLQRLARRDGFITTITGRVLPVDRTRPYSALNYMIQSSSRDVLGMALLNLDKAGLTDYLRLPIHDEVVCSLPQDEAKELSQSIAHHMQMTLRGVDIATDPEIGRRSWGSLYMKE